The region CGTTACTGGTTCAGTATGAGACACAACCTGCACTGACACAGGATTGGCAGGTTCCATTACAGGAACTGGAAGAAGCAGAGCAGGCCATCAAGCTGGCTCTGACAAAAGATCCCGATAATGCAGCCCTGCTTAAAATGCTGGCCCAGGTATACCAGCAGCAGTTAGATTTAATCACTAAGGTACATCAGCCCCAGTGGCAACAGATTTAGGAGAGAAGCATGAAAGCAATCATTTTAGGACTGGCCACGCTGCCGCTGTTTGCCCTGGCGGGTGACAAGATTGACGAGCAGATTGAAGTGCCGCTAAATGGCAAAGTGGTCATCGAAAACCAGCGTGGTAAAGTCACTATTAAGTCATGGGACAAGCCAAGCTTTAAAGTGAGTGGCGAGCTAGATGAGCTGGCTGAGGGTTATACATTAGAAACTCAGGGTAATGTAACAGAGTTTATTGTCAAAATGCCACGTCGCAACAAAGGGTGGAATAACAAGCGAGACGGTTCTCGGTTGACTATTTATATGCCGAAACAGAGTGAACTGGATTTTGAAGGGGTGAATGTCGATGTGGATGTCAGTAACTTCAGTGCAGGTGTGGCAGTAACCACCGTCAATGGTGACATTGAGGTGAATCAGGCGAGCGGCAAAATTGAACTGGAAACCGTCAACGGCGACATCGAAGGTAAAGAGCTATCTGGTAACATCCGCTACGAAACGGTCAATGGCGATATTGAGGACATGGCATCCAGCGGAAAGCTACGTTTCAACGCGGTCAATGGTGGTATTGAGAGTATGACTCAGGCGAGTGATATTCGGGTTGAAAACGTCAATGGTGAAGTTGATTTCGATATTGCCAGTCTGAAAGACCTGAGAATGAGCACCGTCAATGGCGAGATTAATGTAAAAATGAGAGCTCTGGAAAAGCGAGCTAATATTCGTTTTGAATCAGTCAGTGGTGATGTCGACTTTTATTTTCCCGCTAATTTGTCGGCGCGTTTTGATATCGATGCGCATGCCGGTGGGCGCATCATCAATGAACTGTCAGCAGACAAAGAAAAGAAGGCTAAATATGGGCCGTCGCGTGAACTGGAGTTCGTGATTAACGACGGTGATGTGGATGTAGAAATCGATACTGTCAGTGGACGTATTACGTTGAAGAAATTGTAATACTCAGGAGGGACGCTCGGCGAGGGCGTCCTTTAGTCAGTATTAGCCTGTAATCTAGATTCATTTCCACCCCAATTGCGTATACAATAACAGGTCCGTCCCTTAGTGTTTGTAGTGATATGGCGAAACCTGATCAACAAGTCGATACCCTGAAAGTTCCTCCCCATTCCATCGAGGCAGAGCAGTCTGTTTTAGGTGGACTGATGCTTGATAATCAGGCGTTTGATAGGGTTGCAGAGCTGGTTGTCGCGCAGGACTTTTACACCCGCACCCACAAGCTGATATTCGAGGCAATGACCAAGCTGGTCGAGGCCAGTCAGCCTATAGATCTGATCACTATCTCGGAAAACCTAGAGAAGAACAACCAACTGGATACGGTCGGTGGTTTTGCTTATCTGGCTGAAATTGCTAAAAATACGCCCAGTGCAGCGAACATAGATGCCTACGCCAGTATTGTACGCGAACGAGCAGTGGTCCGTGAGATGATCTCGGTGGCGAATGAAATCGCCGAGGCGGGTTTTAACCCGGAAGGACGTGATAGCCACGAATTGTTGGACCTGGCGGAAAGTAAGGTATTCAAAATCGCTGAGCAGCGTACTAAGAGTACCGAAGGTCCGCAGAGCATCCACAGCATTCTCGAAAAAACCGTCGATAAAATTGAAGAGCTTTACCAGTCGCCGCAGGATGGTGTAACGGGGGTGAGCACGGGCTACTCTGATCTTGACCAGATGACCGCTGGCCTGCAACCCTCAGATCTGATCATAGTCGCGGCACGTCCATCGATGGGTAAAACCACTTTTGCGATGAACCTGGCAGAGCATGCTGCGATGACGCAGGATAAACCCGTGCTTATCTATTCACTGGAGATGCCCTCAGAACAGATCATGATGAGGATGTTGGCTTCACTGGGACGCATTAACCAGACCAAAGTAAGAACGGGTCAGCTGGATGATGATGATTGGGCACGGTTATCCTCAACCATGGGCTTGTTGATGGAAAAGGGGCAAATGTACATTGATGATGCATCAGGTCTGACGCCAACGGATGTGCGCTCGCGAGCAAGGCGTATCGCACGAGATCATGGAGGTATCAGTATGATCATGGTGGATTATCTACAGCTGATGCGAGTGCCTAGTTTATCAGACAACCGGACCTTAGAAATCGCAGAGATATCTCGTTCACTCAAAGCACTGGCAAAAGAACTTCAGTGTCCTGTAATTGCACTATCACAGCTTAACCGTACACTGGAACAACGTGCTGATAAACGCCCGGTTAACTCAGACTTACGTGAATCAGGGTCTATCGAGCAGGATGCCGACTTGATCATGTTTATCTATCGTGATGAGGTGTACAACGACGACAGCCCAGATAAGGGAGTCGCGGAAATTATCATTGGTAAACAGCGTAATGGTCCGATTGGTAAGGTTAGGTTAACCTTCCAGGGGCAATTCTCTCGGTTCGACAATTATGCCGGTCCTGCAGTGGATGACGAATATTAAAGTATTCGTTTTTGCTAACTGAGTCGGCAGCCTGAATTAGGAGTGAGTATGCGCCTGGCAACCGCCGAAATTAACCTCGCGGCATTAAGTTATAATTTACAACGGATCAAGGCTCTGGCACCTGGTGCCCGCGTGATGGCTGTGCTCAAGGCTAATGCCTATGGCCATGGTCTGGTCAAAATTGCCCAGCAACTCAATGACGCGGATGCCTTTGCGGTAGCGCGTATTGATGAAGCACTGGCGCTGCGCGCCGGTGGCTT is a window of Pseudoalteromonas sp. R3 DNA encoding:
- a CDS encoding DUF4097 family beta strand repeat-containing protein — its product is MKAIILGLATLPLFALAGDKIDEQIEVPLNGKVVIENQRGKVTIKSWDKPSFKVSGELDELAEGYTLETQGNVTEFIVKMPRRNKGWNNKRDGSRLTIYMPKQSELDFEGVNVDVDVSNFSAGVAVTTVNGDIEVNQASGKIELETVNGDIEGKELSGNIRYETVNGDIEDMASSGKLRFNAVNGGIESMTQASDIRVENVNGEVDFDIASLKDLRMSTVNGEINVKMRALEKRANIRFESVSGDVDFYFPANLSARFDIDAHAGGRIINELSADKEKKAKYGPSRELEFVINDGDVDVEIDTVSGRITLKKL
- the dnaB gene encoding replicative DNA helicase, with the translated sequence MAKPDQQVDTLKVPPHSIEAEQSVLGGLMLDNQAFDRVAELVVAQDFYTRTHKLIFEAMTKLVEASQPIDLITISENLEKNNQLDTVGGFAYLAEIAKNTPSAANIDAYASIVRERAVVREMISVANEIAEAGFNPEGRDSHELLDLAESKVFKIAEQRTKSTEGPQSIHSILEKTVDKIEELYQSPQDGVTGVSTGYSDLDQMTAGLQPSDLIIVAARPSMGKTTFAMNLAEHAAMTQDKPVLIYSLEMPSEQIMMRMLASLGRINQTKVRTGQLDDDDWARLSSTMGLLMEKGQMYIDDASGLTPTDVRSRARRIARDHGGISMIMVDYLQLMRVPSLSDNRTLEIAEISRSLKALAKELQCPVIALSQLNRTLEQRADKRPVNSDLRESGSIEQDADLIMFIYRDEVYNDDSPDKGVAEIIIGKQRNGPIGKVRLTFQGQFSRFDNYAGPAVDDEY